The Caulifigura coniformis genome includes a region encoding these proteins:
- a CDS encoding CAP domain-containing protein produces the protein MNFKSAARLFLVGALASSTLAHGDEPTNAAPESAPGSAASADSPMTENAEEEKADEEENKEEQEEKSPKEERAERRAMRRSARRPSFTAVTRDQVVDQINNFRQRSARPPVVVNPELQAAAQSFAEHMARTAVFSHTADGRQPSHRAMQAGYESMMVTENIAYQGSSGNLAQQLVNMWIGSPGHYANLMRHDLTETGVGVAQGYNGQFYACQLFGRPASGRFQVQVKNTTPESQSYKLGHHEYSVAPNATRTHSLGRKSDLTLAVAEKPAADAVVTPAKSEKYEIRTADAETKEVELVRFEVPNIEDAKNDAQK, from the coding sequence ATGAATTTCAAAAGTGCTGCGCGTTTGTTTCTTGTTGGCGCCCTCGCTTCGTCCACGCTCGCCCACGGCGATGAACCGACGAATGCGGCGCCTGAGTCGGCCCCCGGCTCTGCCGCTTCTGCCGACTCCCCCATGACGGAGAATGCGGAGGAGGAGAAAGCGGACGAAGAAGAAAACAAGGAGGAGCAGGAAGAGAAGAGTCCGAAGGAAGAACGTGCCGAACGGCGCGCCATGCGGCGGTCGGCCCGTCGCCCCTCCTTCACCGCCGTCACCCGCGATCAGGTGGTCGACCAGATCAACAACTTCCGTCAGCGGTCGGCCCGGCCCCCCGTCGTCGTGAATCCCGAACTCCAGGCGGCCGCCCAGAGCTTCGCAGAGCACATGGCCCGTACGGCCGTCTTCTCTCACACCGCCGACGGTCGCCAGCCGTCGCACCGCGCCATGCAGGCCGGTTACGAATCAATGATGGTCACCGAGAACATCGCCTACCAGGGATCGAGCGGGAATCTCGCACAGCAGCTGGTCAACATGTGGATTGGCTCCCCCGGCCACTACGCCAACCTCATGCGCCACGACCTCACCGAAACCGGCGTCGGCGTCGCCCAGGGGTACAACGGCCAGTTCTACGCCTGTCAGCTTTTCGGACGCCCGGCGTCCGGCCGGTTCCAGGTGCAGGTGAAGAACACCACGCCTGAGTCGCAGAGCTACAAGCTCGGCCATCACGAATACTCGGTCGCCCCGAATGCAACCCGCACGCACAGCCTGGGACGGAAGTCCGACCTGACGCTGGCGGTCGCCGAGAAGCCGGCGGCCGATGCTGTGGTCACGCCTGCGAAGAGCGAGAAGTACGAAATCCGGACGGCGGATGCCGAGACGAAAGAAGTCGAACTCGTGCGGTTCGAGGTTCCGAATATCGAGGATGCGAAGAACGACGCTCAGAAGTAA